A stretch of the Uranotaenia lowii strain MFRU-FL chromosome 3, ASM2978415v1, whole genome shotgun sequence genome encodes the following:
- the LOC129752619 gene encoding gustatory receptor for sugar taste 64a-like, which translates to MTVDSSFLPLKKTKEILVQESEGFPSDVPNGCTSHKALAPIILFGQIFSLMPVGGYFEENPEEIKFRFISPRFLYSCMTLFIFVSIIVLCLLNLADRGSLSLSDVATIIYYTVILLAMLEFFVLAYNWRSIMTHWTREERPFLYYPYETGRGLPLESLVRRVAAVVIVFAFIEDVMNFISAFKLNETHMKSCPHASDFWRNFFRREHRYIVRVIPYHKVLGIAIELMMRVAKFTWHFIDVFIICVCLTLQRRFQQYNNRIENMNGKELPQSTWKELRYDFLRLSELIAFLDGKFSRLILMACANNMFFISMQLYNIFDVKPTAFTTIYFWYSLMFLICRCFCALYITSAIYEASLKPLILLRDFPTAGWNLDLQRLIDHVALKSIAFSGKRFFFVTRPLILAMAGTIVTYELVLLDQVEKDQDTTLDCNF; encoded by the exons atgaCTGTCGACAGTAGTTTTCTGCCGCTGAAAAAAACCAAGGAAATCCTGGTCCAAGAATCGGAGGGATTTCCCAGTGATGTTCCAAACGGATGTACCAGCCATAAGGCATTGGCGCCAATAATTTTGTTCGGGCAGATTTTCTCGCTTATGCCTGTGGGTGGATACTTTGAGGAAAATCCTGAGGAAATAAAGTTTCGGTTCATAAGCCCGAGATTTTTGTACAGCTGCATGACGCTGTTTATATTTGTGTCGATTATAGTTCTGTGTTTATTGAACCTGGCGGATCGCGGATCTCTCAGTCTGAGCGATGTCG CTACCATCATTTACTACACTGTAATTTTGCTGGCCATGCTGGAGTTTTTCGTCCTGGCCTACAACTGGCGCTCGATTATGACTCACTGGACCCGAGAAGAGCGCCCGTTTCTATACTATCCGTACGAAACGGGTCGCGGATTACCGTTGGAATCATTGGTACGCCGGGTGGCGGCCGTAGTCATCGTTTTCGCCTTCATCGAGGACGTCATGAACTTTATCTCGGCCTTCAAACTCAACGAGACTCACATGAAATCGTGTCCGCACGCGAGCGATTTTTGGCGCAATTTTTTTCGCCGCGAGCATCGATATATCGTGCGAGTAATTCCGTATCACAAGGTCCTGGGGATTGCCATCGAGCTGATGATGCGGGTGGCCAAATTCACGTGGCACTTCATTGATGTGTTTATCATTTGCGTGTGTTTGACGCTACAGCGGCGCTTTCAGCAGTACAACAACCGCATCGAAAACATGAATGGCAAGGAACTGCCACAGTCCACCTGGAAGGAGCTACGGTATGATTTTCTCAGGCTGAGCGAATTGATAGCGTTTTTGGACGGGAAGTTCTCACGGCTGATATTGATGGCCTGTGCCAACAATATGTTTTTCATCTCGATGCagctttacaatatttttga CGTCAAACCGACGGCGTTTACCACCATCTACTTCTGGTATTCGTTGATGTTCCTGATCTGTCGCTGCTTCTGTGCCCTGTACATCACTTCGGCCATCTACGAGGCGTCGCTTAAACCGTTGATACTGTTGCGTGATTTTCCTACTGCCGGTTGGAATTTGGACCTGCAGCGGCTGATCGATCATGTTGCGCTGAAAAGTATTGCCTTCTCCGGAAAAAGGTTTTTCTTCGTCACACGTCCGCTGATTTTGGCT